The Triplophysa dalaica isolate WHDGS20190420 chromosome 20, ASM1584641v1, whole genome shotgun sequence genome segment atcaaattacGGTCCCTGCTGTGAcccaaatacatttgaaatcaTTTTGGGGGTTCGATGCACTGCTTATTTAATGATCGGGTCACTTGCAGATTGACGAATCATTCTTTCTTAAAACTTTCCTTCCTAAATTCagatcttttattgtttttcatatttcctTAAAATGATTCAACATGTCTGTTTTGTGcagtcatttatttgtatatcaTAATGTTCAaagttcttaaagggatagttcacccaaaaatgaaaatactgtcatgaattactcactctcaagttgttcgaaacctttatgcatttttttgtttggttgaacacaaagatatttgaacgaatgcttgttaccaaacagttcttggacctcatcgactaccatagtaggaaaaatgacaacggtagtcaaaagtgccccattTAACTGTTaactttcctacattcttcaaagtatcttcttttgtgtccaacaaaataaatataatgtaatttattatttacggtagtcaatggggtccaagatctgtttggttataagcattcttccagatatctttctctgtgttcgtcagaacaaaaaaatcaaacagatttggaacaactcaagggtgagtagagtatgacagaattttctttaaaaactttgcTGGCACAGCAGACAAAACATCTTGTGCCTACTGTAATTTTATCGTCTGTGACAGGAATTCCTAAACACATATGTTCTAACCTTTTTATAGATATATGAAATACTCgttttttatgtgttattttatacaCAGCTGTGCATTGTCAAATTCTTAATTCATTAAGAATAAATGGAACTCGTGGCTGATAAGTTCTTTCCTTGTTTTTCCCTATTAGATGTACCAGTCCTGTTGTTTTGTCGTGACTCTGAAATGTTATGTCATCTCTGTTGAAACAGGGTCATTGAGATGCCATATGCATATCAGTGCTGTGTGTTTGGAGCATGTAACAGCTACAGAACAGCCAGTCAAGGAGAAGAGCAGATGGGTAGTGATGAAGAAGACCTACAGAAGAAAGCCTCATCTTTGTTCCCTATTCACACAGACAACAACTGTAAGTTCTAACTTTACTACTCTACCTCTCATGAAGTACAATGCAAAGTGGGTTTAGCAAGTATTTGAGCATTAATGTTTCAGGTATGATAGAAAATATAACTAGAGAAGATCCTTAAAGGGACATataccaaaaaatgaaaattctgtcatcattgctCAACCTGTTCCAAATCAGTTTCTTTTGGAagaatttggaagaatgcttgtaaccaaactgatCAAGGCCACCATTGACTCACTGACTGGTTCCCTAGTaccgtttgctttcctacattcttcaaaataactttgtttgtgttcaacagaacaaagaagttcaagaagtaattttcctactatggtagtcagtggtggccaataactgtttggttaccaaactGTTTTAGTTTCCAAACCAATACTTTACTATATCGATATCAAGTCCCTCGTTTGTACAGTGAACCTGTTTACTGTCCCTGTAGCCAAGAATAAAGACAATCACCAGACACAAACATGTTCTCATATGAATGGAGCGTAAAAACATCACTTAGTAGTTTTCCACGCTAAACATCTGAAATGAGAGTGTCTATTTATATCTGCTCTCTTCCATCTGCCAGTCTCTTCATCTTTAATTATTACACAACATGTCAGGGCCGTACAGTAACCGCAGGTATTTGACAGATTAAATAAGTGTCTCTTTTCTCTGTGCATTCCTCGGTGTGATTCGATCAAGCTTCTGACTTGAAAGGACTCTTTCGTAATTACACTCAATGGGAATAAACATTGTAATACCAGTCGGCTTATCGTAAAATAACAAATCCAGAGCGTAAACAAAGCGTCGTGATTGAGGTTAAATGCACAAAGGAGAAATGGAAAGTTGAGTTGCGAACTGTGTCGAGTGGTCCTAAAGCCCTTGGATAAATTATGTCCCAATGGACTTGATGTTTCTTATCTTCTGTCAGACTGAGCAAATTTTGATCATTCACAATATGAATGGCGATTCATTTATTATGCACTGTTTTCACTTACAGATGACCTGGACCTGGAGGAATTCCAGTTGGCTATTGAGGAGTCCAAACTACAAGCCAGTATACAGTGCACCCCTATCCCAGGTGCGAATTATTCGCTTTTAAATTTATTCATAATCATTAATTCTGGCAAAGATAGAGATGATTTCTAGGTCATGTCACACGAATGCCCTTCATGATTGTGAATTTTGATTCATAGCAAGCCTATTGCATTTAcacaatgtaaatgtacaatacCGGTCAAAcgtttaaaaacactttaatgtttatCCTAAAAAGGTGTGTGCTATGCTTAAATGTCTCACGGACAAAACTTTaattgtgcaaacatacttttttCGTTACAAACTAAAATGTTTCTTATTAATGTCTTTGACTTCGATGAATTTGACtgaacaatgaaaaaataactgCCAAAAAGGACACCGAATAGATGcgaaaatgttttgatgtttcaAAAGCATCTCAGGGTGAGACCTTAAGAAGCTtcttgataaaatgacaagagaacgTTTCTTCAAATTCTAGACAAAAGGTAACTAAGTACAGGGAAGATGCTAAaatctctctttgtgttattCAACAGTTTTGATGAACTTACTTTTTTCTACTAAAATAcggaaaaatataaatactgtgAGTGACAACGTGTTTTAAACTTTTGACCAGTAGTTAGAATATTTCCCCCAGTATTGGTCGACTTTCAAATTTCTGGAATTCTcataaaaaaagtttcaaataatgaatgaatttgaTTGCATGTATACAATTTTAAGCAATAAATCATCACAGTGAACTATTTCTCTTGTTGTGTGAAGgtgttaaaggagtagttcacttcaaaataagcccccattgactttctatagacattttttttccttctatggaaattcaatgggggcttattttgaagtgaactactttCAAGATGCGTCGAgcctcattcatgaaaacaAGTGTAAATTGCTTCCAGAACAAAACCGTCATATTCAATATAAAGTGaggatttaaagaaaatatttttaaagacatattGGCTCCATTCATGAGGCTCAGACCTGGTGCAAACAAACCTTACAGCAGTCTGTAACGTTTCATGGTTAAAAGTAGAGAAAAATCAATAAAGCAAATACATAAGCTTACATGTGCATAATTTGAGCTTTCAGGTACgattttgaagaaaatgtcaGTAACCTTTAAAGTATGTGAAGTTACCtgtgattttatattttgaacagAAAGTTTGCagcttatagttttttttttatctaattCAATTCTAAAAAATGTTTCTCCATGCCCTCCAGGTCCATTTAAGCCATGTGACAACCTGTTTGATAGTTGGGTGGTACGCCTTGGGATGTGGCTCATCTCTCTGGTCTCGCTGATGGGCAACAGTCTTCTCCTCGTGACGGTGTTTGCCTCCCCCAGCTATCTCTCACCCGTCAAGTTTATAATCGGCAGCATCAGTTGCACCAACCTGCTGACGGGCCTGTGCACCGGAACCCTTGCGCTAGTCGACGCTAGGACATTCGGCGAGTTCGCCCTGCACGGTGCTCAATGGGAAATGGGCGCCGGTTGCCAGGCAACAGGCTTCCTTTCAGTGCTGGCATCTGAGGGCTCCATACTTTTCCTCACCCTAGCCGCGGTTCAGTGTAGCGTTTCAGTATCTTGTGCCAGGGCCTACGGAAAGTCGCCTTCGCTGGGAAGTGTGCGAGCCGCAGCGGTAGCATGTTTGGCACTTTCTCTGACAGTTGCTGCTTTGCCCCTAATAGGGGTTGGGGAGTATGGAGCAACCCCGCTGTGCATGACGTCACCGCTGCCAGACGGAGAGCCGTCAACGCTTGGGTTCATGGTTGCCTTGATCATGATGAACTCCCTCTGCTTCTTGGTGATCACTGGAACTTATATCAAATTGTACTGGGATCTGATGAAGGGTGACTTTGACAGCATTTGGGATTGCGCAATGGTCAAGCACGTGGCCTGGCTTATCTTCACCAACTGCCTACTTTACTGCCCGGTGGCCTTCCTCACATTCTCCTCCCTTCTGGGACTCTTTCCAGTGAGCGAGGAAGTTGTCAAATCAGTCGTCCTGGTGCTTCTGCCTCTCCCGGCCAGCATCAACCCTCTGCTCTACCTTCTCTTCAATCCACACTTCCGTGAAGACGCACGTCTCCTCCTGAGCCGAGCTTGTCTACGCCACGACCGCAACCTGGATTCCTTCGTGTCCGTTGACACGGAGAAGAGTTCGTATGACTCCACTCAAGCCCTGGTGTCCTTTGTAACAGAAGCAGATGCAGTAGTGCCGACCCAAGAGACAGTCACTCCATTTTCTTGCCCACCATCAGTGCCTGTCATCCCGTGCCTGCTGCAGATGAAACCCTCAACAGAGAGGGAGAGCGCTGGAGAAAACACGGTCAGGTCTACAGGAGGACTCAATTCAAGAGAGCAGGAATTTCTCAGAAAAAGTGGACTGGACACTCGTAATGGAAAGGTCTTCTCGAGGGTCTGCCATTCCCAAATTCTCTCATCTCATTCTTAAGTCTTTTCCTGAGCTATAAGGACTCTGTAAGTGCGAGAAATTTTGAGCCCACGTATGGACCTAGCCCTGAAACCATTACAGctaatgaacaataaaaaaggtTGAATTGGGGCAATATATACCTGTACTTACATGacattctgaaaaaataaaagcttattgtGGGCTATATAATAATTTAAGCAAAAAAACGACATGCGCAAAAACAGCTtcaccttgttttttttttctttgtttgtgtacAGATTAGAGATGAATCTTTAAGGGATGTTCTGGGATTAATGTACATTGAGCTTTATTGACAGTGTGGCATGCTGTGAATTTCCACAAAAACTCATTTGAACTTGTCCCTCAGTTTGTGAAAGCGTTTTCACAATAATAAACTTACAACGGACCCTCGTGAGGCAAAGCAACTGATGAAAACCTTTGAATGAACACCTTTTTTATaagcaatttaataaaaatgtcaattttgcaTGGCACAAAGTAGTGATGTGACACAACGATCTAGTTGTTCACATACTAGTGGATGTGCCATTTGTCAACAGCATGCCACTGATCCTGTCAAACTAGCTTTTAGGACCTGTGGCATTGCTTTATTTCAGGTAATACCACAGGTATGTTTGCTGATGTAGTGGGTGTTTTGTATCTAAAGATTtcaatgtgaaaaatatttctACAAACTCACTTGTATGTACTCAAACTTTTATGCATTAATTTCCAAGTGTATATGTATCGAAATCATTTTTGCAAGTCGTCAATTACTCTGGTCTGCCCTCTAGTGAATGAGAacgtttagaaaaaaaaacctaaCATCCCCATGGCAAGAGAGAAATATTagccaaataatgaaaactccattatttatttatccatgccattttctcaattttataataaaaaactgtaGGGTTTGTTATCAAAACAGTTGTTTTTACTACATATGCATTATATTCCAAAACATCTTAATTATTGTAACAGATAGTTCCAATGTTTGTGCCTTTAAACTGGATGTGTTGTTATTCAGGAAGTGAGCTATAAACCTGTCACTGCAGGATACTCTTCAAACTCCTAATTCATGAAAACTGACCATATTTAGTTTATGCCTGTTAGTGCTTATTATAGGATTACTGAGAATATGGCACTGGCATCGATTTATCTTGTAAAACCTCTTGCGATATATGAAACAATTTTCAGTGTTTTATCCCCaataataattttttcatttagcAATATTACATAGACATTGTGTTTTTACGCTAAGGGCCCATAAATAAggaagagcaataaaaacatgtcactattatataaatgaagatataaaaataatttgtgattTGGTTGTACAAAAAATGGGGTTCTTTTACAGATTGTAAAGTAGGCTAGCtattgtattgtaaaatataacTACCTCTGATCTGGCATGCTATTACCTTTTTTATCCTGATTGATTTCTATTCcttttatattaattgtatattaaaaatttattattttatattggaTTTTAAAGATCTTTGTACAACAGACACTATTCTGGatgtaaatattttcatatttctgtATACATGTGATGAAAGAAtgatttaataaagttattagtTTCATAAATGTATGTCTGAAGGAATAGtgaatcaaatacattttattacattcataacaacaataaacaaacaaaacagaacagaacagaacagaaatactatatgtatataaacaaaaatcaaatataaaatcaacAATCAATACAAGCTATTGTAAAGTACACTACATACATGCTTTCTTAGATTGCTCTAAATTCTCCTGTGCACTAAGTGCTTCTCTTTTGTGTGcagttttcttatttttattctcAAGAGAGCTCTTTTCTTCGGTCtcatatccctttaaaaacaagaaagttGTGCTATTAAAATGCCGTTAAAAGGAACAATGTCGCCATCCTCTGGTTTATATATGTAATTGCGTAATATGCGAACCTGTTGAAACCCAGCAACTCACTTTTTCTGATTCACTGTTTTCCACATAAAATTATTTTGCGtaattaacatttaacaatgTAATTTTTACCTTGTTTTTCTGGATTGCATGTTCAGTTGTCCATTTCTTTGCCTTCTCAAGATACAGTggtttgttgtatttaaattCAGAAGACTGGAATACATAAGAAACATCATTAACATCCTAAACACAAAACTAGAGCACCATTTATCAAATCATGCGTCATGGTACTAAACCAAAGGGGGGGTcatttcccaaaagcattgtGAGCCAACTATGGTCGCAAGTTCCGTCGCTGACAACAGAGTTTTCCAAAACAACAGTTCCAATAAACATACGAAAAAAGAATTGCGAGTTACATCATTGTTTGAGAAACGAACCCCAGAAGAGCAAAAATGATTGATACTTCTAAACAGGTTTCAAATATGCTATTCATGGTAATCCCATCCCAAACATATTGGTTGAGTCAAGGTTGTACAGTCAAACCTAAATTTATTCAGACACCTTTAACATTTCTCACATTATCACTGTCAGTTTATTCACTATAATTTAGAAAATGGTAAGAAAACATGACAATAACTTTACGGAAGATACTGTCAGATAACTTTGATAGAAAGGCATGTAATGGATCAGGTTGAATAGCTGTCAGCTGTTCAATTTAAGTACAATTAGGTAATACCAgtttaaagcaaacaataacAAAGCAATGCTTAATTTTGTTAAGACTGTGGTGTAAAGAAAAAAACGCAAAGCAAGTGTCTGAATAATTTGGTTCcaaatttatatacattttactgGTAGTCCACTGTATGACGTGTTTTGGGTTATAATATGTCACGGTTGAAATTATTTTACCGTCCTCACTTTAAACAAATGAACTACAGCGTCCTGCACCCACAagataaaaatatcacaaatgatATCTGGTGTCTGAATAAATTTTGGTTAGACTGTATGTCGGGGCTATTCAAACACTTTGCATTTACACCTACTCTAACAAATGATGGGAACATTGTGGGAAACCAAACTCACGATATCTGCCATGAGTGGGTCATCAGGGTTGGGTTCAGCCATGAGTAACTGTATGGAGGTCAGCACTGTTGAAATGTTGAGTGAGGGTCTCCAAGCTCCCTTATCAGAAAAGACATACAAAATCTCAGCATGTTGGTCACATCACATATAAACTGACAATACATGTCTGATTCATGTTTTACcatgatatacatttttataatgttaaagtAACATTATTTTTGCGTAGCAATACTTCACCTGTTtaccattattattataatggcCAAAGAAACCCAAgtacttttaaaagttttaaaataaaattttaaaatgaattggaAGGagcaaaatgtgaaataatatcTTTAAACGGTTGTCAAGAGAAAGTACAAGTATTCAGGTAAAAACGTACTCGAGTGAAGTACAGAtctccaaaaatatatatatatataagtatagTAATCCGGTACAATTAATCAAGTACTTTACAACCCTGGTTTCAGCTAA includes the following:
- the LOC130409246 gene encoding leucine-rich repeat-containing G-protein coupled receptor 6 isoform X2, which codes for MRVDLSMNNISEIQPDAFHNLHFLSELRLSGNHLRHIPGSALQGLYNLKVLMLQNNQLETLPSEDPWELPNLLSLRLDANLIMDVPARTFSGMRSLRHLWLDDNALTEIPVSALNDLSSLQAMTLALNRITHIPDFAFRNLSNLVVLHLHNNMIQTLGQNSFEGLHSLETLELNFNDLQEFPMAIRTLAKLQELGFHNNNIKAIPERAFVGNPLLQTIHFYENPIQFVGRSAFQFLPKLHTLSLNGATEIRQFPDLKGTTSLQVLTLTRAGLTGLPHDLCHLVPKLRVLELSHNVIEELPSFYHCASLQEIGLQHNLIRRIEMNTFQQLNSLRSLDLSWNRIGIIHPDAFSSLQSLVKLDLTGNRLSSLPLAGLSSLTHLKLKNNMALSRSFREEDFPNIRVIEMPYAYQCCVFGACNSYRTASQGEEQMGSDEEDLQKKASSLFPIHTDNNYDLDLEEFQLAIEESKLQASIQCTPIPGPFKPCDNLFDSWVVRLGMWLISLVSLMGNSLLLVTVFASPSYLSPVKFIIGSISCTNLLTGLCTGTLALVDARTFGEFALHGAQWEMGAGCQATGFLSVLASEGSILFLTLAAVQCSVSVSCARAYGKSPSLGSVRAAAVACLALSLTVAALPLIGVGEYGATPLCMTSPLPDGEPSTLGFMVALIMMNSLCFLVITGTYIKLYWDLMKGDFDSIWDCAMVKHVAWLIFTNCLLYCPVAFLTFSSLLGLFPVSEEVVKSVVLVLLPLPASINPLLYLLFNPHFREDARLLLSRACLRHDRNLDSFVSVDTEKSSYDSTQALVSFVTEADAVVPTQETVTPFSCPPSVPVIPCLLQMKPSTERESAGENTVRSTGGLNSREQEFLRKSGLDTRNGKVFSRVCHSQILSSHS
- the ube2t gene encoding ubiquitin-conjugating enzyme E2 T, producing the protein MQRISRLKRELQLLSAEPPPGVSCWQVEGRLDELQAQIVGLSSTPYEGGVFTLEIKIPERYPFEPPKMRFLTPIYHPNIDNAGRICLDALKLPPKGAWRPSLNISTVLTSIQLLMAEPNPDDPLMADISSEFKYNKPLYLEKAKKWTTEHAIQKNKGYETEEKSSLENKNKKTAHKREALSAQENLEQSKKACM
- the LOC130409246 gene encoding leucine-rich repeat-containing G-protein coupled receptor 6 isoform X1 is translated as MLGVLLILHAISGAHSHGPPGGVVQCPSACQCEEDGILLLVDCSEQGLSSMPSDLSPLTSYLDLSMNNISEIQPDAFHNLHFLSELRLSGNHLRHIPGSALQGLYNLKVLMLQNNQLETLPSEDPWELPNLLSLRLDANLIMDVPARTFSGMRSLRHLWLDDNALTEIPVSALNDLSSLQAMTLALNRITHIPDFAFRNLSNLVVLHLHNNMIQTLGQNSFEGLHSLETLELNFNDLQEFPMAIRTLAKLQELGFHNNNIKAIPERAFVGNPLLQTIHFYENPIQFVGRSAFQFLPKLHTLSLNGATEIRQFPDLKGTTSLQVLTLTRAGLTGLPHDLCHLVPKLRVLELSHNVIEELPSFYHCASLQEIGLQHNLIRRIEMNTFQQLNSLRSLDLSWNRIGIIHPDAFSSLQSLVKLDLTGNRLSSLPLAGLSSLTHLKLKNNMALSRSFREEDFPNIRVIEMPYAYQCCVFGACNSYRTASQGEEQMGSDEEDLQKKASSLFPIHTDNNYDLDLEEFQLAIEESKLQASIQCTPIPGPFKPCDNLFDSWVVRLGMWLISLVSLMGNSLLLVTVFASPSYLSPVKFIIGSISCTNLLTGLCTGTLALVDARTFGEFALHGAQWEMGAGCQATGFLSVLASEGSILFLTLAAVQCSVSVSCARAYGKSPSLGSVRAAAVACLALSLTVAALPLIGVGEYGATPLCMTSPLPDGEPSTLGFMVALIMMNSLCFLVITGTYIKLYWDLMKGDFDSIWDCAMVKHVAWLIFTNCLLYCPVAFLTFSSLLGLFPVSEEVVKSVVLVLLPLPASINPLLYLLFNPHFREDARLLLSRACLRHDRNLDSFVSVDTEKSSYDSTQALVSFVTEADAVVPTQETVTPFSCPPSVPVIPCLLQMKPSTERESAGENTVRSTGGLNSREQEFLRKSGLDTRNGKVFSRVCHSQILSSHS